A single region of the Gossypium arboreum isolate Shixiya-1 chromosome 12, ASM2569848v2, whole genome shotgun sequence genome encodes:
- the LOC108478773 gene encoding probable indole-3-acetic acid-amido synthetase GH3.1: protein MAVDSPLSSQLGPPVCERDAKALHFIEETTSHADSVQDRVLTEILTRNSQTEYLTRFKLNGATDRETFKSKLPIITYEDLQPEIHRIANGDRSAILSAHPISEFLTSSGTSAGERKLMPTIKEELDRRRLLYSLLMPVMNLYVPGLERGKGLYFLFVKSETRTPGGLLARPVLTSYYKSDHFKTRPYDPYNVYTSPNEAILCPDSFQSMYAQMLCGLLQRQQVLRVGAVFASGLLRAIRFLQLNWPQLTQDIETGALNPKLTDPSLREYMDKILKPNPELAEYVRHECSKDNWEGIIARIWQNTKYLDVIVTGAMAQYIPTLDYYSGGLPLACTMYASSECYFGLNLNPMCKPSQVSYTIMPNMAYFEFLPRDPNSFGFPRDSPPKLVDLVDVEVGKEYELVITTYAGLYRYRVGDILRVTGFHNSAPQFHFVRRKNVLLSIDSDKTDEAELQKAVENASRLLREFNTRVVEYTSYADTRTIPGHYVIYWELLGKDSANSPTDEVLKQCCLAMEESLNSVYRQGRVADNSIGPLEIRVVKNGTFEELMDYAISRGASINQYKVPRCVNFTPIMELLDYRVVSSHFSPASPHWTPERR from the exons ATGGCGGTTGATTCTCCTCTCTCATCTCAGCTGGGTCCACCAGTATGCGAGAGAGATGCCAAAGCTTTGCACTTCATAGAGGAAACCACTAGCCATGCCGATTCAGTTCAAGACAGAGTCCTGACCGAAATCTTAACCCGAAACTCCCAGACTGAGTACCTTACAAGGTTCAAACTCAACGGTGCAACAGACCGTGAAACGTTCAAGTCCAAACTTCCGATCATTACATACGAGGACCTTCAGCCTGAAATCCACCGTATTGCTAATGGTGACCGCTCTGCCATTTTGTCTGCCCACCCCATCTCCGAATTTCTCACCAG CTCCGGGACTTCAGCTGGGGAGAGAAAATTGATGCCAACAATTAAGGAAGAGCTAGATCGTCGCCGGTTGCTCTACAGTTTACTCATGCCAGTAATGAATCT TTATGTGCCGGGATTGGAGAGAGGCAAGGGACTTTACTTCCTGTTCGTGAAGTCTGAAACTAGGACCCCAGGTGGTCTCTTGGCTCGCCCTGTGTTGACCAGTTACTACAAGAGTGACCATTTCAAGACACGACCCTATGACCCTTATAATGTTTACACCAGCCCCAACGAAGCCATCCTATGTCCCGACTCTTTCCAAAGCATGTACGCCCAGATGCTTTGCGGTCTCCTCCAACGCCAACAAGTCCTTCGAGTGGGCGCAGTGTTCGCCTCAGGTTTACTCCGCGCAATCAGGTTCCTTCAGCTGAATTGGCCTCAACTCACCCAGGATATCGAAACAGGTGCCTTGAACCCTAAACTCACCGACCCTTCACTAAGGGAATACATGGATAAGATCCTAAAACCCAACCCTGAACTCGCCGAGTATGTTCGCCATGAATGTTCGAAAGACAACTGGGAAGGAATCATTGCTAGAATTTGGCAAAACACCAAGTACCTCGACGTTATAGTTACTGGTGCTATGGCACAGTATATTCCAACGCTGGATTATTACAGTGGTGGGTTACCTTTAGCTTGCACTATGTACGCTTCGTCCGAATGTTATTTTGGTTTGAACCTTAACCCCATGTGTAAACCATCACAAGTTTCTTATACCATCATGCCGAACATGGCATACTTCGAGTTCTTACCCCGCGATCCTAACTCATTTGGTTTCCCTCGTGATTCACCTCCTAAACTCGTTGACCTTGTTGATGTGGAAGTTGGGAAAGAATACGAGCTTGTAATCACAACTTATGCAGGGTTGTACAGGTACCGAGTCGGTGACATCCTCCGAGTCACTGGATTCCACAACTCAGCCCCGCAATTCCATTTCGTGAGGAGGAAGAACGTGTTGCTCAGCATTGACTCGGACAAAACCGATGAGGCGGAGTTACAAAAGGCAGTTGAAAATGCTTCCCGACTCTTGCGTGAGTTCAACACCAGAGTCGTTGAATACACGAGTTACGCGGACACAAGGACAATCCCCGGTCACTACGTGATATACTGGGAATTGTTAGGGAAAGACTCAGCTAACTCGCCTACTGATGAGGTCCTGAAACAATGCTGCTTAGCAATGGAGGAGTCTCTAAACTCAGTGTACCGACAGGGCCGAGTTGCGGATAACTCAATAGGTCCACTGGAAATCCGTGTGGTAAAAAACGGCACATTCGAAGAGTTAATGGATTACGCCATATCAAGAGGGGCATCCATCAACCAATACAAGGTTCCAAGGTGTGTTAACTTCACTCCAATCATGGAGTTGCTCGATTATAGGGTGGTATCTTCGCATTTTAGCCCAGCGTCGCCACATTGGACCCCAGAAAGAAGATGA
- the LOC108477646 gene encoding homeobox protein HAT3.1-like translates to MIKVEHMGVSPSQAKTKKGNHVFPEENTSEQGHEIEIATGVSCSSIHKSSSEYVANGSCPQPLRLLPKGVSEHNHTDQSFCAQETVPGKTHERHSGYVHKETSEKKHQPGSEIVKIKLEESRSWVCGLPAKHSKPFSKGLSKNAITEGLGLSPAGSKKDNIRREPSKPPEQGQQLELESLPNSKEQSTTAISTNVFNQALQLNPEDTNKSNCDKLLQSPSQGAHNVIQSGKIEDMAKNSCAEQRETTSKNFSQSKDGKTLKTIKKKYMLRSSTNNDRTLPSNSQEKSKPGQLSNNLVDVASSEQGQRRKKKRREKREVVDEYSRIRGHLRYLLNRISYERSLIAVYSAEGWKGQSLEKLKPEKELQRATSEILRRKLKIKDLFKRIDSLCAEGRLPESLFDSEGQIDSEDIFCAKCGSKDLSPNNDIILCDGACDRGFHQYCLQPPLLKEDIPPDDEGWLCPGCDCKVDCIQLLNEFQGTSFSLTDNWEKVFPEALVSEDGENQDPNFRLRSDDSNDNDYNPDGSETGEKGEGDESSSDESDFTFTFEEWEVPANVDPKLGEFPSDDAVGDDDDYDPNGSNHDTETSRESSSSDFRFDSEDLGYMLEDDIASQKDEDPMSNSASTVSKRRKSKCGGKESLKDELLSILESTSEQDGAAVSKKRNNERLDYKRLYDETYGNIPSSSSDDEDWNDATTSRKRMKCTIRATPTLSNGNACASRSEETNFNDTDLSLAEEGGVTVSGSSGKKSGSTYRRLGEAVKQRLNESFKENQYPDRSTKESLAKELDITFHQVSKWFDNARWSFNNSSSIHESAIEKVSENEIPSALETKN, encoded by the exons ATGATCAAGGTTGAACATATGGGTGTCTCTCCATCACAAGCAAAGACTAAAAAGGGGAAccatgttttccctgaagaaaaTACATCAGAGCAGGGCCATGAAATTG AAATTGCTACTGGTGTGTCTTGCTCCAGCATTCACAAATCTTCTTCTGAATATGTGGCTAACGGTTCTTGCCCGCAACCTTTGAGACTGCTTCCTAAAGGTGTTAGTGAGCATAATCATACCGATCAAAGTTTTTGCGCTCAAGAAACTGTACCAGGAAAGACACATGAGCGTCATTCTGGATATGTACACAAGGAAACATCAGAAAAGAAGCATCAGCCAGGTTCTGAAATTGTTAAAATTAAACTTGAAGAATCCCGTAGTTGGGTTTGTGGCCTTCCCGCTAAACATTCGAAACCATTTTCTAAAGGTTTGTCCAAGAATGCTATTACTGAAGGTTTGGGGCTGTCACCAGCAGGTTCTAAAAAGGACAACATACGTAGGGAACCTAGTAAGCCACCAGAGCAAGGACAACAGCTTGAATTGGAAAGTTTACCAAATAGTAAAGAGCAAAGCACTACTGCAATATCCACGAATGTTTTTAATCAAGCTTTGCAATTGAATCCTGAAGATACAAACAAGAGTAACTGTGACAAGCTTTTACAATCACCTTCTCAAGGTGCGCACAATGTTATTCAGAGTGGTAAAATTGAAGACATGGCCAAAAATTCTTGTGCAGAACAACGTGAAACAACGTCCAAGAATTTTAGCCAAAGCAAGGATGGAAAAACATTGAAAACGATAAAGAAGAAATATATGCTAAGATCTTCGACAAATAATGACAGGACTTTGCCATCAAATTCACAAGAGAAATCTAAACCCGGTCAGCTGAGCAATAATTTGGTTGATGTTGCTTCTAGCGAGCAGGGACAAaggaggaaaaagaaaaggaggGAAAAAAGAGAAGTTGTTGATGAATATTCAAGAATCAGGGGACATCTTAGATATTTATTGAATCGAATAAGCTATGAGCGCAGCCTGATTGCTGTATATTCTGCAGAAGGCTGGAAGGGCCAAAG CCTAGAAAAGTTAAAACCAGAGAAGGAGCTTCAGCGTGCTACATCCGAAATTCTTCGACGCAAATTGAAAATCAAAGATCTATTTAAACGCATTGATTCATTATGTGCTGAAGGAAGGCTTCCTGAATCTTTATTTGATTCTGAAGGACAAATCGACAGTGAGGAT ATATTCTGTGCAAAATGTGGGTCCAAAGACCTGTCTCCTAACAATGATATCATTCTGTGTGATGGTGCTTGTGATCGTGGATTCCATCAATATTGCTTGCAACCGCCTTTGTTAAAAGAAGACA TTCCTCCCGATGATGAGGGTTGGTTATGCCCTGGATGCGATTGCAAAGTTGATTGTATTCAACTGCTTAATGAATTTCAAGGAACAAGTTTCTCTCTTACTGACAATTGGGAG AAGGTCTTTCCTGAGGCATTGGTATCTGAAGATGGAGAAAATCAAGATCCTAACTTCAGACTACGTTCAGATGATTCTAATGATAATGACTATAATCCTGATGGTTCAGAAACTGGTGAGAAAGGTGAGGGAGATGAGTCGAGTTCTGATGAATCCGATTTCACTTTTACATTTGAAGAATGGGAAGTTCCAGCTAATGTTGATCCGAAATTGGGGGAGTTTCCATCTGATGACGCAGTGGGTGATGATGATGATTATGATCCTAATGGATCAAATCATGATACTGAGACAAGCCGGGAAAGCTCAAGTTCTGATTTTAGGTTTGATTCTGAGGATCTTGGTTATATGTTAGAAGATGACATTGCTTCCCAAAAAGATGAAGACCCCATGTCTAATAGTGCTTCCACAGTTTCCAAGAGACGAAAATCTAAATGTGGGGGAAAGGAGTCTTTGAAGGACGAGCTGTTATCAATACTGGAATCAACTTCTGAACAAGATGGTGCTGCTGTTTCTAAGAAACGAAACAACGAAAGGTTGGACTACAAAAGGTTATATGAT GAGACGTATGGCAACATTCCTTCAAGTTCCAGTGATGATGAAGATTGGAACGATGCCACTACATCGAGAAAAAGGATGAAATGTACTATAAGAGCGACACCAACGTTGTCAAATGGAAATGCTTGTGCAAGTAGGAGTGAAGAGACCAATTTTAATGATACAGATTTATCACTTGCTGAAGAGGGAGGCGTAACTGTATCTGGTTCAAGTGGTAAAAAATCTGGTTCAACATATAGAAGACTAGGGGAAGCTGTAAAGCAG aGACTTAACGAGTCTTTCAAGGAAAACCAGTATCCCGATCGATCCACGAAAGAGAGTTTGGCTAAAGAGCTAGATATAACTTTCCACCAG GTCAGCAAATGGTTTGACAACGCTCGCTGGAGCTTCAATAATTCATCATCTATTCACGAAAGTGCAATCGAAAAAGTTTCAGAAAATGAAATTCCCTCAGCTCTTGAAACGAAGAATTGA